TTCTGTTGGCCGAAGGTGACGGTCACACGCCCGCCGGGGGGAAGATGCGCAATCAATACTTGCTCCCGCGCCGCGGGACGTTCGTAATCCGATCCCGGACGGCCGACCAGCAGTTGCACGACCAGATTGCGGTATTCCCGCTGGCCATAGTTCGCCACCACCGCGGTCGCCGAAACCGCACCTTGGACCAGCGGCGCCGGCTCGGAGATACTCAGGTCCGCCACGCAGAGATTGTCTGTGTCGTGTTGGGCGACATCCAGCAGGACGATCTCGGCTCGGTCCGCCAGACGCTGCCAGGACTCCGCCACGGGATGCTGATCTGTCCCGGACCGCAGGATGCCCTGCCAGGCGCTTTGCTGCAAGTCCGTGATGAATGTTACCTGCTTGCGGGGGTAGGATGCCGGGGAGCGGTCCAAGGCCTCGTGTATCAGCGGTAAAGCAGCGGTGAGGGGTGTGTTGCCGTGGCTCGGCGGCAGAGCATCGATTTCCCGGATCACCCGTTCGATCTCTTGAGCCGGTCCTGGTACAATCGTCTCGGCTCCCTCTCCCACGGCCACGACGGTAAAACTGTCACCGGCTCCCGCTTGCTCGAGGAGTTTGGCCGCCTGGCGTTTCACCGCTTCCCACCGGCTCGACGCCGCCCCTTCCGGCTGTGCCGTGAGGCTCAGAGAGCGATCCAGGATGATCACGTGGTGGGTTCGCGGTGCGCGGATGAGAGTCTGCCCGGCGTTGGGCCAAAGGTGTTGCCACAGAGGCTCGGCCCAGTCCGTCGCCGCCACCATCGCGCCCAGGGGCAAAGCCAGAACCAGGATGCGCAGGAGCAGTAACAGCCATTGTTCCAAGCGGCGGTGGTGCCGCCGTTCCGCTACCAGCAAAAAGCGGATGGCAGCCCACGGTACGATCCGATACCGGCGCCGGAATAAAAGGTGAATGAGTAGGGGAACGCCCACGGCGGCCAAAACACCTGCAACAGCCAGCCCGGGCGTGAACATGGTCATTCCGCTCTCTCACTCCGCCAAAGGGGGCCGCTAACTTCCCCGCTGTCCAGTATCGCAGCCGCCGCTCACCCTGGCAACCACGCTTTCTTCATCCCCGCTTCAACAACATACTCCTCCCGGAACCATTACTACTCATATATGAACCCAAACTTCCACCTGCGACGGCGGCAGACGCCCTGGTGCGCGACGCCTTCCCCAATACCCGCGCTTCCTTTCTCCCCGCTCTTCTCCCCCGACCGATTATTCCCTCTGGGACTTGTTGGACGCTAGATATTTACCGAGGAAGGCGAGGAATTGCTCCAGAAGCGTCGTCGGGTCTCCTGGCCGCCCGAAGATGGTGACGCTGGTGGCAGTGACGCAGATACGTCCGGCAACGCCGCTGAGCGTAATCTCCGCCTGCGTCGCTTCGCTGTTGACGCGCACCTTGGTCCCCGGCGGCGCTTCTGACTCCCAGCGGTCCACATAAGCGGCGACATCCAAAGGCTCGCGAAACTCGAAGACTAAGCGATCCAGCACCGCCCCAAAAACCTGGCGAAACGCCGCTTGGCGAACCAACTCCACGCTGCTCAATTGCCCGACTTCCCGCCGCCAAATGACCTGAGATGGATTGGACTCATCCAATTCCAGGAGTACCGTGTATTCAAAATCCGGGGTGCGGATCGTGCCGGAGCCGGTGGTCTCACAAACGGCCTCCATCTCTTTGCGTTTGTAGCCGAACTGTTCGCGGATGCGTTCGTACATTTGGTCCAGGTCGGCCTTGAGGTCCGAGTGGCCGATGCGCTGGACAAACTTCCGGGCTGACTCGTTAGCCCGTTCGGGAACTGTGTAGCTCTTGCGGAAACCGGAGAGGTCCTTGAGCCGCCCGGCGATTTCGGATCGAAAAATGACGCGTTGGAGGCGGCTAGGACTGAGCCATTCCGCGGGATTGGCCTGGCCTGGAGTGAAAGCGGCTAGGACGTGTTGGGACAGCACCGCTTCCCCTTCTGGCGTCAGAGGGGGGAAGCACAACGGGGTTTGTTGTCGGTCGGCCTCGTGGGTTTTGCGCAAGGTCCGCGGGACGGCATAGGCCAAGTAGCGGTGCAAACCCGCAGCCGTCAACCGGCCGGCGGAATCGAGCGCTTCCGCGGCCCGGCCCTCGAAGGCCTCCCGCAGATGGTGCCGCCAGATGCCTTGTTGCAGGGACACCGAAGTCCAGGACTCCTCCTCTTCTGCCGCCGCCGTCAAGATGACGTGCTTGCCGGTAGCGATGCGGGCCAACTCGCGTTCGCTCCAGCCGCCCTGGCCGTGAGCTTTCGGGATCGGCAGCGGACTGAAGTCGCAAAGCCAGGTGAGGCGGCGTGCGTTGGGGGCGGCTTGTTCCACCAGGCGGAAGACCTCGGCGAAGGGCAGTGCGGTCGCGGCAGGATCGTCTCGCAGAGTGTCCGCGCAGGCCAGAAATGTTTTCCCGGAAGATGTCCACGTGCGGGTGATCCAGAGAATCACAATCTCCTCGACATTTTCCCAAGAAGTGCCCAAACGGCGCAGATGGGAAGCCAGCGCAGCACAGGTGGTGTGATGAGCGGTCCAGAGGCGGGTGTGACTCGAAGGATAGCCGCACTTCGATAGGGTGCGCAGGAAGGCTTGGGCATCGGAAGTAGCCCAAGGCAGCGCTGGCCCGGCCTCGTAAAACGTTTCCACCGCTACCGCTAAGGCTGCACGCTTGGACACCACAATTCCCTCTCCCACGTTTGCGAGTCACCAGCGCCCCATCCCCGTGGGCTGCTCCCGGCTCGCATGGTATTGTACCTTGAGTCAGCCTGGGCAGTTCTTCGGAGGCTGCGGGGCAACCCACGACGTGCCGCTCTGAGAGGGAACAACGGAGCTTGGCCCGGCGTGGCGTACCGGCTTGCTGTAGAGTAAGAGGCTGGAGCCGTCCATCAGCTTGGGCAAGCATTAGGTAGCCAACCCATGGTCGGTCCGTTGCGTGCTGTTGATGTCATTCGCAAAAAGCGGGATGGGGGAAAATTGACCCCTGAGGAAATCGCCTTTTTTGTCCAGGGGGCGGTTTCGGGAACGGGGTGGATGCCTTATCAGGTGTCCGCCCTGTTGATGGCCATCTACTTCCGGGGGATGGACCTGGAGGAAACCGCCTGCTTGACCCAGGCCATGGCCGCCTCTGGGCAGCGCTGGGACTGGTCGGACCTGCCGGGTCCGGTGGTGGACAAGCACAGTACCGGCGGCGTGGGTGACAAAACTTCCCTGATCCTGGCTCCCCTGGCGGCGGCCTGTGGTGTGTATGTGCCCATGATGTCGGGGCGCGGCTTGGGCCATACGGGCGGAACCCTCGACAAACTGGAAGCAATCCCCGGTTTCCGGGTCGAGTGGGAGCCGGAGCAAATCCGCTCGATCCTGCGTGATGTGGGGCTAATCATGATGGGACCGACGGCGGCTATGGCACCCGCGGATCGCATCCTCTACGCCCTGCGCGACGTGACTGCCACGGTCGAAAGCATCCCGCTCATCACCGCCTCGATCCTGAGCAAAAAAATCGCGGAAGGGATTGCCGCTTTGGTTCTCGACGTCAAATGCGGCCGGGGAGCCTTCATGAAACATCGTCCGGATGCCGAGGCCCTGGCTCTGTCCTTGCAACAGGTCGGCACAGCAGCGGGCTTGCGTCTCGTGACGCTTTTGACAGCGATGGATGCTCCCCTAGGCTGTTGCATCGGCAACGCCCTGGAGGTGAAGGAAGCCATCGAAACCCTCCAGGGCCGGGGACCGGAGGATATCACCGCCTTGTCCGTCCGATTGGCAGCCCATATGGTCCTTTTGGGTGGATTAGCCGACTCGCTGGCTCAAGCGGAGGCCAGGGTTCGCCAGGCCCTCCAAAGCGGCCAAGGGTTGGAGCGGTTCCGCCGCTGTGTGATGCAGCAAGGAGGCGATCCGCGCGTTCTAGACAGGCCGGAGCTTCTCCCCCAGGCTCCGCATGTGGAAGCCTGGCGTGCTCCGCGAGCCGGTTACGTGGCGGCGCTGCACGCCGATCGCCTGGGTCAAGCCTCTATGCTCCTCGGAGCGGGGCGTGCCCGTTTGGAGGACACGGTGGACCCGGCCGTCGGAATCGTCTGCCGCGTTCGCCCCGGCCAGAAGGTCTCCCCAGGAGAGTGCCTCCTGGAGGTCCATTATCGCCAGGACCAATCTCTGAAGGCGGCATTACCGCTCTTGGAACAAGCCGTTATACTGGAAGACGGTCCGCCGGCGGCCTTGCCCAATGAACCCTTGGTGCTGCACACTTGGGGAGCAGGGACGGCATGAATCGGAGGCATGAAACGCTCAGGGGTCCTAGCAGCGGATGAAGCGGCACATGAACCGCGGGAACGGACAGCTTCGCACCGCAGTTGAGCCGGGCCGGAACGGACAGTTTCACGCCGGTAGTTGAGCCGGGCCGGAACAGAGCCAGAGGAGAGATTGCCGATGAAAATGGAGGCGGACCCCTTAGTCCAAGCCGCCTGGAGGGCCTGGGCCAACGCCTATGCGCCCTATTCCCACTTTGCGGTTGGCGCGGCGGTGGAGTGCGAGTCAGGACGCATCTTTGCCGGTTGCAATGTGGAAAACGCCAGTTACGGTTTAACTCTCTGCGCAGAGCGGAACGCCTTGGCTCAAGCTCTAGCCACGGGAGAGCGGCGCTTCCGCCGCCTGGCCGTTGTCACCGATACTTCCGTGCTTACCCCGCCCTGCGGTGCCTGCCGGCAGTGGCTTTGGGAGCTGGCCCCGGCTGCGGAGGTCATCTTGGTGAATCGCCAAGGAGTTTACCGAATACTTCCCGTGGCTGAGTTGTTGCCCCACGCCTTCGATGCCCGGCAACTGCGGACGCCCTCGCCTTCTCCGCCAGGGGAAAATGCAGGCGGCCCAACTTCGCCGGAATCCTGATTTCGACCCCATATGAGGAATGCATGCCTATGGCTGCTCCCGTCCTTGTTCTGGACCATCCGCTGCTCCAGCATCATCTGGGTCAATTGCGCGCTGTGCAAACCGAGCCGCCGGCGTTCCGTGCTTTGGTCGCCATTTTGTCCCAAGCACTCTTCGTGGAAGCCACCCGTGATGTGCGCGCCGTCCCCGCAGAAGTCACAACACCGCTGGGAACCGCGCCGAGTTGCCAAGTCCAGGAACGATTGGCCTTTGTTCCGGTCCTGCGAGCTGGTTTAGGGATGGCGGAAGCCCTGCTGGACTTCTGGCCGAAGGCAAGCGTTTGGCATCTGGGATTATACCGGGATCATGACACATTACAGCCCATCACCTATTACAACAAACTGCCGCCCCGTGTCGATGCGGACCTGGCCCTGGTCCTGGATCCGATGCTTGCCACCGGCGGCAGTGCCATGGCGGCCATTGACATCCTCAAACGCCATCACGTCCGCCGGATCAAATACCTGGGTCTGATCGCCGCCCCGGAAGGGATCCGTGCCTTGCAAAAGGCCCACCCGGATGTTCCCTTGTATCTGATGGCTATCGACGATCACCTCAATGAGCACGGCTACATTGTGCCGGGCTTAGGGGATGCCGGCGACCGCCAGTTTGCCACGTGAAGGTTGGCCCTGGTGAGCAGGGAACTCGAAAGAATCAGCCTTGGGCTGTCTTCGGATCGCTAGCGGGGCGGTCGAGAGGCGAGGTTGGAGAAGGGGATGAACTTTGAAGGTGGCGGACGGATCATGATCGCCTGGAGCGCCCGCGAGAAGACGTGACGGGCGCCTCGCCGAAAGTT
The genomic region above belongs to Thermogemmata fonticola and contains:
- a CDS encoding thymidine phosphorylase → MVGPLRAVDVIRKKRDGGKLTPEEIAFFVQGAVSGTGWMPYQVSALLMAIYFRGMDLEETACLTQAMAASGQRWDWSDLPGPVVDKHSTGGVGDKTSLILAPLAAACGVYVPMMSGRGLGHTGGTLDKLEAIPGFRVEWEPEQIRSILRDVGLIMMGPTAAMAPADRILYALRDVTATVESIPLITASILSKKIAEGIAALVLDVKCGRGAFMKHRPDAEALALSLQQVGTAAGLRLVTLLTAMDAPLGCCIGNALEVKEAIETLQGRGPEDITALSVRLAAHMVLLGGLADSLAQAEARVRQALQSGQGLERFRRCVMQQGGDPRVLDRPELLPQAPHVEAWRAPRAGYVAALHADRLGQASMLLGAGRARLEDTVDPAVGIVCRVRPGQKVSPGECLLEVHYRQDQSLKAALPLLEQAVILEDGPPAALPNEPLVLHTWGAGTA
- the cdd gene encoding cytidine deaminase, with amino-acid sequence MKMEADPLVQAAWRAWANAYAPYSHFAVGAAVECESGRIFAGCNVENASYGLTLCAERNALAQALATGERRFRRLAVVTDTSVLTPPCGACRQWLWELAPAAEVILVNRQGVYRILPVAELLPHAFDARQLRTPSPSPPGENAGGPTSPES
- the upp gene encoding uracil phosphoribosyltransferase, whose protein sequence is MAAPVLVLDHPLLQHHLGQLRAVQTEPPAFRALVAILSQALFVEATRDVRAVPAEVTTPLGTAPSCQVQERLAFVPVLRAGLGMAEALLDFWPKASVWHLGLYRDHDTLQPITYYNKLPPRVDADLALVLDPMLATGGSAMAAIDILKRHHVRRIKYLGLIAAPEGIRALQKAHPDVPLYLMAIDDHLNEHGYIVPGLGDAGDRQFAT